A single genomic interval of Dehalococcoidia bacterium harbors:
- the tatA gene encoding twin-arginine translocase TatA/TatE family subunit: MPQVGLPELIIILVIVLLLFGSSKLPDLARAMGKSIREFKKASTGEDEPKTQEKASEKAAADQPVAQAKDNGKPADAKKQS, encoded by the coding sequence ATGCCACAAGTCGGCTTGCCCGAGTTGATTATCATCCTGGTCATCGTCCTGTTGCTTTTTGGCTCGTCCAAGCTGCCGGACCTGGCCCGCGCCATGGGCAAGAGCATCCGGGAGTTCAAGAAGGCCTCAACGGGTGAGGATGAGCCGAAGACGCAGGAAAAGGCCTCGGAAAAGGCCGCCGCCGACCAGCCCGTGGCCCAGGCGAAGGACAACGGCAAACCGGCGGACGCCAAGAAGCAGAGCTAG